The genomic stretch GCGTCAATCAATTTCTGTAAGGCCTTTTTGTATTCAGGAAAATGCGCTGTTTGCCGACGCACAGGCGTCGGCCAGTCAAGTCCGAGCCAGTCAAGATCGTCAAAAATCGCGGATTCATATTCATCGCGGCAGCGTGTGAAGTCTGTGTTTTCGATTCTCAGCAGCATCTCCCCCCCGGCCTGCCGGGCAAAATGGGCAACGGTCAGTGCAGAGAGCGCATGGCCCAGATGCAGATAGCCCGTGGGCGAGGGCGCAAAACGGGTGCGAAACATCAGACTGCTCCTGTCAGGAAATCCGGCCCACCAAACAGGCCTTTCCAGGCGACCACCACGAGCCAGTGAAACAGTATCGCAGGCCAGAGGCTGTTACTGCGCAGGGTGATGAGCGTGCAGGTGATGCCCAGTCCAGCGGCAATCATCAAAAAACGCATGTCTGAAAACAGTGGCCCGGCATCCGTGAGAAAGTATGTTCCGTTCAGCGGGTGCCACAGAATAAACAGGCACAAGAGAAAAATCGCCGCCATTGCCCTTCCGGGCCTGCCAGCCAGCAGGAGCAACGGGCCTCGAAACACGATCTCTTCCAGTAAGGCGGGGGCGAAAAACGCCACCAGCATCACCGGCAGCAGCCCCGCCGCCGCCGCCGGCTGCCACTGCAACAGGCCGCTGGTCAGCCCAAAGGGTACGGCGATCAGGCCGAACACGCAGGCAATGCCGCCCGCTTCAATCCACGTGCGCCGGGTTGGCCAGGCAAATGCCCGGCCTGCGACACTGGAAAAGTCGCAGTCGTGGTTAATTCCCGTTAATGGCATATTCCCTGCAGGTTCTTCCCTAACAACCTGTAAAGCATAAAGAGTGTGCCATGTTTGAAAAGTCCGCCCCTCAGTCAAGTCAGACAAAAATACTGGTCCATTTTGTGACAACCGGCGACAAGGCGATTGAGGGAGAGATGCATCTGCCCACTGGTCAGACATTTGCGATGTTCATGAATGGCGGGGAACCTTTCGTGGAAGTGGAAACCAGCGCGGGCGAGACGCGGCTTGTGGCCCGCAACAGTATTATTGAGGCGCGGGAGATCATGCCGGTGCCCGCCGCTGAGACAAATCCATATGCCATTTTGAGAATTCAGAAAGGCGCGTCACTGGGGGAGGTCAAGGAGGCGTGGAAGCGCCGCATGAAAGCCTGTCATCCCGACCGGATTGCTGCGCTCGATCTTGACAGCGAGATTGTCTACGCCGCGCGCCGGGCAACGCAGAAAATCAACACGGCTTATGATGAGATCATTTCGGCCATGCGTGCTGAAAATCGCGCAGCGTCCATGCGCGCCCGGGCACAGTCTGCGTCTGACAGTACCGGTTTCTCGGCCTATTTTTGATCAGGCTGCGGCACCGCCGACTGTCAGCTTGTCAATCTTGAGGGAGGGCTGACCGACGCCGACCGGTACGCCCTGGCCTGCCTTGCCGCAAACCCCGACACCGGGATCAAGCTCCAGATCATTGCCGATCATGGAAACCTCTTTCATCACCGTCGGGCCATTGCCGATCAGGGCAACATTTTTCAGCGGTGCCCCGATGACACCGTTCTGAACACGATAAGCCTCGGTACAATTGAAGACGAATTTGCCGGAAGTGATATCGACCTGACCACCTGAAAAATTGACGGCAAAAATCCCGTCCTTCACGGAGCGGATGATTTCTTCCTGACTGTGCTGGCCATTCAGCATGAACGTATTGGTCATGCGCGGCATCGGCGCATAGGCATAGCTCTCGCGTCGGCCATTGCCGGTGGCGGCCATGCCCATCAGCCGGGCATTCATGCGGTCCTGCATATAGCCTTTCAGGATGCCATCCTCGATCAGGACTGTGCGGCTTGTCGGGGTGCCTTCATCATCAACCGTCAGGGAGCCGCGGCGTTTCTCCATGGTGCCATCGTCGATCACGGTAACGCCTTTTGCGGCCACCTGTTCGCCCATCAGGCCGGCAAAGGCGGAAGTGCCCTTGCGGTTGAAATCGCCCTCGAGCCCATGGCCAACAGCTTCGTGCAACAAAACGCCGGTCCAGCCGGGGCCAAGCACTACTTCCATTTCCCCAGCCGGGGCTGCCTCTGCTTCGAGATTGGTCAGTGCCTGCCGCAGGGCTTCATCCACCTGACCCTGCCACTGTGCCGGGTCAATGAAACGGGCGTAGCCTTCGCGGCCCCCAACCCCGTGACTGCCGGTTTCCTGCCGGTCACCGTCACCTGCCGTGACAGAAACATTCAGCCGCACAAGGGGGCGAATATCGCGCACGAGCTGGCCACCGGGACGCATGATCTCCACCGAAACCCACTCACCGGACAGGGAGCAGGAGACCTGCCGCACCCGGTCATCACTGTCCCGGGCATAGGCGTTGATTTCTTCCAGAAGCCGGGTTTTGACCTCAAAGGGGACTTCATCCAGCGGATTGGCTTCATCATAGAGCTTCGTATTTGTGCCAACCGGCCCATCTGCCAGGCTCACATTCTTGCCGGTTTTGACAGCTTGCACCGAGGATGCCGCCCGTTTCAGCGCGGCTTCGGAAAAATCCGATGAATGGGCGTAGCCGGTGGTTTCATTGTCCACGGCGCGCAGGCCAAAGCCCTGGCTCACATCGTAGCTCGCATTTTTCAGACGGTTGTCGTCGAAAATGAAGGCTTCTGACTGGCTGTATTCCAGATAAAGCTCGCCATCCTCAAAGTCGTTCAGGGCATCATCAACAATGCCTTGGGTGCGGGAGCGGTCGAGGTCGGTGCGGGAGAAGAAAAAAGAATCTGACATACCGTATATGTGGATGATGCCGGGGCTCAGATCAACTCCAGTTGACGGTCACGATCGTCAATGGTGAGTCCTTCCAGTCGCAGAAGCGTGGCCTTGGTATCAAGACCCCCACCAAAACCGGTCAGTTTTCCACTGGCGCCGATCACCCGGTGACAGGGTACAATGACCGGCAACGGGTTGGCGCCATTGGCCGCGCCGACAGCCCGGCTTGCATTCGGGTTGCCGACCTTGCGGGCCAGATCGCCATAGGACCAGGTCCTGCCATAGGGAATGGCGGTGAGCGCCTGCCAGACTTTTTTCTGGAAATCGGTGCCCTGTGACCTCAACGGGATATCAAACTGTGTGGCCTCCCCTTCAAAATAGGCCGTAAACTGAGGGATGATTTCGCTGAAAGGGCCTGCATCTTCGCGCCAGTCGCTCTGCGGCTGCCGGTCACGGTGTCCGGTCGTGAAAGATGTGCAGGTCAGGGCGCCATCGCGGCCTGCCAGTAGGAAGTTGCCAACGGGGCTCGGGATGTAAGTGAAAAAGATCGTATCCATCATGATTATCTGACCTCAAAAAGACCCCACGGCAACAAATAGGCAATAGACGATGGCGATGCCGCCCAGCAGCCGGGTCAGGCGCCGGTGCCGCACATCGCGTAATTGTGCCGCAAACCGGATCAATGCTGCCGCAGAAATTGCGTAAACGGCCATAAAGAGCAGTACGGAAAAATCGACAATGGCCAGAAACTGCCCGTTAAGGGTCGGGGAGAGGGTGGCAAACACAACCAGAGTCATAAGGATAGCGATCAGCAGGATATTCCGTACAGGCCGTTCGATATGATTCTCCTCTTTGAGGCCTGCGGGCAGAAATCCCATCACCGCCGCGGCACGGCTGCTCTGGGCTGAAACAAGAAACCAGCCACCGGCACATCCTATGGTGCGCGTAATTGCCGCAATGGCAATCAATGCCCCGAACCCGGCGCCTGCAACTTTTGTTGCGGCATCTGCGAAAGGTGCAGAGGATGCAGCCATTTCTGCTGCTGGCAAGATACCAAACAGCGCCGCGCAGGCTGCGGCATAAAGCAGAGCGGCCATACTGACACCGCCGACAGCTGCGATGGCAAGATTACGCCGGGGGTCTTTAACGACAGCCGCGACAGCATTGGCGCTTTCCAGCCCCAGAAAAGCCCAGAAAATTGTCAGAATGGTTGGCGGGATGGATGCTGTCAGCGGTGCATCGCTGACATTCCAGGAAGATGCGAAAAGGTCAGCATCAAAATGAATCATACCCAGAGCCGTCACTGCCAAAATCGGCAATATACCGATGATAAGTGTTGCCCCGGCGATCCTGCCCATCTGTTTGGCGCCGGCCAGATTAGCCAGCGCCAATCCCCAGATCAGACCAATAAGGATCAGGCTTTCCATAAAGCGGCTGATGCCGCCCGGAAACAGGCTGGCAAGATAGCCAACGGCCGCAAGAATAACGGCGACGTTGCCCACCCAGCAGGAAATCCAGTATGCTGCCCATGACAGAAAACCTGCGCCACGGTTGAAGGCGCTGACCGGATAATCGGTCAGACCTTCTTTCTGCGGACGGATGGTCCCGAGAAGTGCATAGACACAAGCGAGGATTGCCGCGCCGATGGCAGCAACAAGCCAGCCGATCATGCTGGAAGAGCCGGTTTGTGCAAGGCCAGCAGGGAGCAGAAAAACGCCGGAGCCAATCATGTTTCCCGCGACCACGAATGTCGCGAGCATCGGTCCCAGTTTCTTCTCGTTCTGGCTCATGCGTTCTCCGTGGTCATCCGTCGAGCTCTAGCCGGCTGCGTATCTGATCCTGAAACCAACGAACTGCACCTTCATGACGGGGGGAGAGCGGGCCGGGTTCATAGACACCGGAGGTCAGGTTTTTCTGGACGCGCTCACAGATCCACACATCTTCTGCCGTGACCGCGTCGGAAAGTTTCAGCATCGCTTCCAACTCATCACGGCGTGCCGGATCGAAGAAATAGAGATAATCCAGCCGCGTCCGGTCCGGGCCGACGGGCGAAATGCGCTCCATCATCACCCCATGCTGATAGACATTGATGCCCAGTAACGGAAAAACCCAGCCCCAGAAGCCCGTATAGACGGCGTCTTCCCCCTTTGACGGGGCTGTGTGCACGGCGACCTGATCATGCATTTCGACCTGATAATCCTCAGAGACAATCTCTGCATCAAGGGTCGGATGCAGGGTCGGCACATGATAGCCTTCGAGATAATTCTCCACATAGGCTTTCCAGTCACAAGCAATCTCGTGGCTGCGGCGCAGGGCGAAGGGCTGTATTGCCGTTTCTGGCCATGCCTCCTCGATCGGGGCCATCAGTGCAGCCAGCGGTGCTGCGTCCTCATCCATCACCACAAACAGGAAACGACGCCATTGCTCAAGCCTGACCGGTTTCAGCCCGAAGTCTCGCGGATCAAAGCCTGCGGCGTTCCCGAAATCACGGGCGGCGCGCAGACGGCCATCCAGCATGAAACGCCAGCCGTGATATTTACACGTCAGCTCGTGGCCGCAGTTCCCGGTAAACTCTGTTGCCAGGGGGCCAGCCCGGTGCGGACAGATATTATAGAAAGCCCGGATTTCTTCATCTGCTCCGCGCACCAGCATGATTGATGTGCCTGCAAAATCATCCGTAATAAAGTCACCAGCAGATGCCAGCATGTTCTCATGGCCCACGAGGCGCCATGTTCTGGCGAAAATAGCCTGTTTCTCCCGTGCGAAGACATCGCGATCGCCATAAAGGGCAGGGGACAGCGCGCGTATAAGTTCCGGCGTTTCCCGCTGGTCAAAGTCAGCCATGAGTGATTACCCCAACAGTTTGATCGTGTGATCCTAACACAGAAGCGATTGTGATTGGTATCGGGCTATCTGCAATTATCCAAAGCGGCGGCAACAGGCACATCAGCTGAAAGAATCGCTGTGTTTCTGCAAAAATCGGTCTATATCGCCTTGAAGATTGACAGCGTGAGGCTCATAAGCGTCGCAAAATTTGCGCCCGTGCCGCAGCTATCTGACCAATAGAAAGACCTTTTGGCTTATGTCCGTAAGACCATTTTTGAAATCAATGCCTGCTGCTGCCGCAGCTTTCGTAACCACACTCCTGATGCTTCCGGCGCTGGCCAGCCAGCCCGAAGACAAGGGATATTCCTTTCAGGATGCAGCGACACCGCTGGCTGAAGAAGTGCATTTTTTCCATAACTGGGTGCTGATGCCGGTTATAACCTTCATTTCCGTATTTGTGCTGGCGCTGCTTGTCTGGGTTATTGTGCGCTATAACAGCAAGGCCAACCCGGTACCGGCGAAGTTCTCGCACAATACCTTTATCGAGGTTGTGTGGACGGTTATTCCGATGTTTATCCTCGCCTATATCGCACTGTTCTCGTTTGAACTTCTTTACAAGGAAGACGTTATTCCGGACGGCAAGGTGTTCACCTATGAAGGCGATGGCCAGACGGTTGAATATGCTATCGACAATGACTTTCCCAAGTCACGCAAGGTCGCCAACCGCGATCATGTGGATGTCTTCAAGGTGAACCTGACCAACGGGGCGATGGCGAAATTGTCATATCGCGATGATTACACCTTGCGTGATCTGCGTGATCCCATTGTAACGCTGGTCATGAATGAGGCTTTGCGCCCGAATGAAGGCATCAGAATTGTGGCTGGACGCAGCCGCACAGGTCCAAGGCCGTTCTGGGGTGAAGACCGCAGCGTTATCGTGCCGGCACCAACCATTACCATCAAGGCTTCAGGCCGTCAGTGGGGCTGGGATTATGCCTATCCTGACTTTGGTGATTTCGAGTTTGCGTCCAACCTGATGCCGGAAGATCAGGTCTCTGATCCGAGATTGTGGCTGCTGGAAACCGACACGAATGTTGTGGTGCCTGAAGGCGAGACAATCCGTATTATTACAACGGCTATTGATGTGATCCACTCGTGGACCATCCCGGCCTTCTCGATCAAGGTTGATGCTGTGCCAGGTCGTCTGAACGAGACATGGTTTCAGGCCCCGGCCTACAGGCCCAATGGCGTGAACAAGTATTACGGCCAGTGTTCGGAAATCTGCGGTATTGATCATGCCTATATGCCCATCACTGTCGAAGTGATGCCGCGTGAGCAGTTCAACACCTGGGTTGATGAACAACGCGACTTCAATGGCATGGAGCCGATGTTCGCAACCAAAGATGAAACACCGAAATTTGCTGCGGCTGTCGCTGACACAGCTGACCAGCTGCAAGACTAACTGAGGGAAACTGACAATGGCTGACGCAAAAACTGCAGATCACCATGACGACCACGTGCCATCCTTTTTCGTGCGCTGGTTCTGGTCCACAAACCACAAGGATATCGGGACACTATACCTGATCTTCGCTATCCTCGCTGGCCTGATCGGCGGGGCGATGTCTGGTCTGATGCGCATAGAGCTGGCTGAACCTGGTGTGACGTTCCTCACCAGTTTTACCGACCAGACCTTGCCACCAGAAGCGCAGCTGGCAGCGGCAAAGAACTTCTATAACGTGCTGATTACCTATCACGGCCTGATCATGATCTTCTTCATGGTGATGCCCGCCCTTATTGGGGGCTTTGGCAACTGGTTTGTACCGATCATGATCGGCGCGCCGGACATGGCCTTCCCGCGCATGAACAATATTTCGTTTTGGCTCTATGCGGCTTCTGCGGCCCTGTTGACGCTATCCATGTTTGTGCCCGGTTATGCGGGGCAACTCGGCTTTGGCGGTGGCTGGGTTCTCTATCCGCCGCTCTCGACGCAGGGCACAGGCCCGGCGATGGACCTGTTGATTGTGTCCTTGCACCTTGCCGGTGCTTCCTCGATCCTCGGCGCGATCAACTTCATTACGACGATCTTCAACATGCGTGCCCCTGGCATCACCTTGCACAAGATGGAACTTTTCCCCTGGGCTGTGCTGGTCACGGCGTTCCTGCTCGTGCTGTCTCTGCCAGTGCTGGCTGGGGCGATTACCATGCTGTTGACGGACCGTCTGTTTGATACAACCTTCTTTGATCCTGCTGGCGGTGGTGATCCTATTCTGTATCAGCACCTGTTCTGGTTCTTCGGACACCCGGAAGTCTACATTCTTATTCTGCCAGCCTTCGGGATTATCTCTCACATCGTTGCGACATTCTCCAAAAAGCCGGTTTTTGGCTATCTGGCGATGGCATATGCAATGGTGGCGATTGGTTTTGTCGGCTTCATCGTCTGGGCACACCATATGTACACGGTCGGCCTTTCGGTGGACATGAAAGCCTATTTTGTGGCGGCCACGATGGTGATCGCGGTGCCAACCGGCGTCAAAATCTTCTCCTGGATTGCGACAATGTGGGGCGGCTCAATTGACTTCAAGGTGCCAATGCTCTGGGCCATTGGCTTCATCTTCCTCTTCACGGTTGGCGGTGTTACAGGTGTGGTGCTTGCCAATGCCGGTATCGACCACGCGCTGCATGACACTTATTATGTGGTGGCGCACTTCCATTACGTGCTGTCACTCGGTGCTGTGTTCGGTATTTTTGCGGGCTGGTATTACTGGTTCGAAAAAATGTTCGGCGTGAAATATAATGGCTTCCTGGGCGGCTTGCATTTCTGGACGATGTTTATCGGGGTGAACCTGATCTTCTTCCCGCAACATTTCCTTGGCCTGCAGGGGATGCCGCGTCGCTACATTGATTACCCTGCAGCCTTTGAGTACTGGAACTACATCTCTACTGTTGGCTATCTGATTACAATCGTTGGTGTGCTGATCTGGCTCGTTGGTGTGGCTGAAGCCTTTATCGTCCGCCGCAAGGGTGAGGCCAATCCATGGGGTGAAGGCGCAACCAGCCTCGAGTGGACATTGTCCTCTCCACCACCATTCCACCAGTTCAATGAACTGCCCAAAATGAAATAGGCATTTTGATCCTATGAATAAAAAGCCGGGCTTCGCGTCCGGCTTTTTATGTTTGCGCCAGGAGGGAAGATGAAGAAACCCGGTTCGATTAGGTCTCTGGAAAAGCTCGGGCGTGTCAGGCTCTCGCCATCCTTCTTCATGCGCGATATGCTATATTCTGAAATTTCCAATTATTGCGGTATACAGAATATCCCGGATGACCCGGACCTTGCCATCGCCGCAGGCAACAAATTATGTGAGGAGCTGCTGGAGCCCTTACAGGCACAATTTGGCAGAATCAGTATTCGCTCTGCCTATCGAAGTCCGGCGGTCAATCAGTATGGTAACGAGAATGACCTTGGCTGTGCCAGCAATGAAAGTAATTATGGTCGCCATATCTGGGATCGTCGTGACCCGGACGGTTATATGGGGGCTATGGCCACAATAGTTGTCAACGGGTTCATTCCGTATTTTGAGGAAACAGGAGACTGGCAGGCAATGGCCTGGTGGATACATGACCATCTGCCTTACAGCTCAATGATGTTTTACCCCAAATTTGCAGTCTTCAATATTGGCTGGCACGAAAACCCGGTACGCAAGATTAACAGTTTTATAGCGCCTAAAGGATGCCTGACCCAGCCGGGCATGGCGAACCATGAGGGAACCCATGCTGATCTTTATCGGGAAATGGTGAAAGCCTGCATATGAAAAAGCGGCACTCATAATCGTCCCTGTCATCAATATACGGTTCATCAGTATATCTTCTTTCAAAACCGGCGACTGCCGGTTTCAAGAGCATTTGGCTCTTGCGGGAGAAAAGTCTGAGGGCGCAGTTGGTTCACTTAACTTTCGTTTAACTTTCCCTCAGCCGCAATTGGCGCCAGAGTGTAGTCATGCATCAGGACCATAGAACCTTCCTGGATACCGCCGCCGTCTTCATCGTGACAGACATGAAGCGTTCCGTGCACTGGTACCGCGACAAGCTCGGCTTTGATGTGCCGGAGCCGGACTGGTCGGCTAAGCCAGGCTTCTGCATTGCGCAGGCAGAAGGGGCGGCCATCATGCTGCGGTTGGGCGAGAAACCGGGCAGTTTCAACCGCGACCTCGTGCCGGGGCTTGATCTTTGGGATGCGTATATCTGGGTGCGTGATATTGATGTTATCCACCGGGATTTGCAAAAACGCGGCACTGCCATCCATGATGGCCCAACGCTTAAACCCCATGGCTGCACCGAACTGCGGGTCCTTGATCCGGACGGGTACATGCTCGGGTTTGGCTATTGTCCCTGACCGGAAAAAACGCCATAAGCGCGCGATGACCGAGCAGACCAGCATGAACACAGCCGAACCACGGCTCATGTCGACGGGTGGCACCATGGATTACGTGGCGCTGTTGAAGCCGCGTGTGATGTCGCTGGTCATCTTCACGGCACTGGTGGGTATGGTGGCTGCACCCGGACCGGTAGGTAATATCTGGCTGGCCGCTTTTTCCCTTCTGGCGATTGCTGTCGGGGCGGGGGCTTCCGGTGCCCTGAACATGTGGTGGGATGCCGATATTGATGCGGTCATGTCGCGCACGAAAGCACGGCCTATTCCTTCCGGTCGCGTCGATCGACCCGAAGCCTTTGCTTTCGGTCTGTTTCTGTCGGTTCTGTCGGTCATTGTGCTGGCACTTGCGGCCAATTATCTTGCGGCGGCCCTGCTCGCCTTCACGATCTTTTTTTACGCCGTGATCTATTCCATGTTTCTGAAGCGCCTGACACCGCAGAACATTGTCATCGGCGGTGCGGCGGGTGCTTTGCCGCCGGTCGTGGCCTGGGCGGCAGTCACAGGCACCGCGCCGATTGAGGCATGGCTGCTGTTTGCGATCATCTTTTTCTGGACGCCGCCACATTTCTGGGCGCTGGCACTGTTCAAAAGCGCTGACTATGAGGCGGCCGGTATTCCGATGATGCCCAATGTCAAAGGCGAAGCGCGGACCCGGACGGAGATACTCATCTATGCGCTGATCGTCGCGCCGCTGGCGGTGACCCCGGTCTTTTTCCCGGTTGCCGGTCTTCTCTACGGCGTGATCGCGGCTGTTTTCGGCATGTTCTTTGTCGGCCTGTCTTTCCGGTTATACCGGGCCGGGCCGGGTGCAGAAATGGACAAGGCTGCCAAGTCGCTTTTTGGTTTTTCCATCCTATATCTATTTACATTGTTTGCCGCCTTGCTGGCGGAGCACTGGCTGGGGTTCCATGGCTGATAAGATGACTGAGAAATCGAGCAAGACTGAAAAAAAACCTGATGCGCCCGGGCAGGCTGCACAGGAAACGCCGCAGCAGCGTCCTGACCAGACGACCGCACCTGCCGCAAGCGCAGCGGATTTCCTGTCCATGCATGCCGCTCATGCGACGGGCGAAACCTACACGCCAACGGGTGAAGAACTGAAGCAGCGCAATAAACGCAGCCTCGCGATTGCCGGGGCTATTGTCGTATTTATTGTGCTCGTGTTCACAATAACCGTTTTGCGTATCGGAGGCGCAGCCGGATGAAACTGCCTGCTGACAAGAATTCAAGAACCGCCCTGATTGTTGTGACAGTAGTTTTTGCCATGGTGGGCATGTCCTTTGCCGCCGTGCCAGCCTATCGCGTATTCTGCCAGATCACTGGCTGGGGCGGCACAACGCAGCGTTCAGAAGTGGCTTCTGGCGAAATTCTTGACCGGACAATCACGATCCGTTTCGATGCCACGACCTCAAAAAATCTTCCCTGGCATTTCAAGCCCGAGCAGGTCTCCCAGACCCTGCAGATTGGTGAGACAGGCCTTGCCTATTACGAGGCTGAAAACCTTTCGGACTCGCCAGTGATCGGCAGTGCGACATTCAATGTACAACCTGCCAAGGCCGGCCTGTATTTTCGCAAGATCGAGTGTTTCTGTTTCACAGAGCAATTGCTGGAGCCGGGGCAGCGTGTCTCCATGCCCATGACCTATTATATCGACCCGGCGATTGCGGATGAAGAAAACCTCGATGATGTTACAACCATCACGTTGTCCTATACATTTTACCGCAACGAGAATGCCGAGCGCGAGAAACTCGCCTATAGCGGCAGTGCCGAAACAAACGTTTACGAAAACCGTTGAAAAACATGCACTGCTGGTGCATTTGACTGTTTGAGTTTCAACGCCAAGCGCGTTACATCAACACCAAAATACTGACCGAATATAAGGATGTCCGCTCATGGCTGGTGCTGTTAAACACGATTATCACCTCGTAAACCCGAGCCCGTGGCCGCTGGTCGGGTCTGTTGCTGCCATGATCATGATGCTCGGCGCTGTGACCTGGGGGCATTCCGGCTCTGATGGCATTCTGGTTGGCGGTGCACAGCCTGACACGGCGCTGTTTCAGCTGAAAGGCAACTGGATCTTCTTCTTTGGTTTTTCCCTTGTGCTTCTGACGATGGCCGGCTGGTGGAAAGACGTTGTCGATGAAAGCGTGAAAAGCGGTGAGAATACCAAGCCTGTGGTGCGCATTGGTCTGCGCTATGGCATGGTTTTGTTTATTGCCTCTGAGGTAATGTTTTTTGTCGCCTGGTTCTGGGCTTTCTTCGGTCTGGCCCTGTTCCCTGGTGCCGGCGATGCGGTACTGCTGGCTGACGGATCACAGATGCTGAACGCCGATGGCCTGCCAGCTCATTTGCAAAATGATGCACGGTTACATGCAACTGGCGGTGTCTATCCGCCAGCGGGCGTCGAGCCGCTCAGCCCGTGGCAGCTGCCGCTGATCAACACACTGGTGCTGCTGCTTTCTGGCACGACGGTAACCTGGGCGCACCACGCTCTACAGGTTGGTGACCGGTCCGGCTTCATGCAGGGATTGCTGATCACTATTCTGCTCGGCGCCTTTTTCAGTTTCCTGCAGGCCTACGAGTATTATGAAGTCTTTGCGCTGAACATGTTCACCTTCTCTGGTGAAACCTATGGTGGCACCTTCTTCATGGCGACAGGTTTCCATGGCTTCCATGTTCTGGTCGGGACGATCTTCCTGCTGGTGTGCTATTTCCGTGGCATGGCGGGGCATTTCACCTCAGAGCGTCATTTCGGTTTTGAATCCGCTGCGTGGTACTGGCACTTCGTGGACGTTGTCTGGCTGTTCCTGTTCGCCTGCATCTATGTGATGGGCAATCAGGGTCTCTGGTAGTCGCCACCCGTGTCAGATCACCCGTCGCTATCGCCTTATGCGGCGGGATTGTCCTGCAAATGCCCGCAATGTGGTCAGGGCGACCTGTTCAGTAAATATCTGACCATGGCTGAGCGATGCTATGCATGTGGTCTTGATTACAGCAAGGCCGACAGCGGCGACGGGCCGGCTGTATTTGCGATATTCATTGTCGGGTTTCTGGCGGTTGCTGTTGTTTTTCTCCTGCGTTTCAGTCTGTATCTGCCCATGCTGATCGCGTTTTTGGGCGGTATCATCGTGATCCTACTCTCCAGCTTTTATCTGTTGCCCCGCTTGAAAGCCCTGCTTTTCGCCTTGCAATATGCCAACAAGGCTGAGGTGAGCAGGCTGGATCCGTCCAAGGGGGACGAAGGCTGATGCAGTTCGCGTTCAAACCCGCCCTTACCGTTGCGACGCTTATTGGCCTTGCGATTCTGATCAGTCTGGGCACGTGGCAGGTGCAGCGCCTCGCCTGGAAAGAAGATCTCATTGCGCGTGTCGAAGCCCGCACAAACGCGGAGCCTATCGAATTTGCCGAAGCCTATCGCCGGTGGCTTGAGGGCGAGGACATGGAATATACGCCTGTGTGGGTGCAATTGGTCTATAATCATCCGCGTGAAGCGCATGTGTTTGGCTCGCTTGAAGGGGTGGCAGGCTGGTACGTTTTCACGCCGGCCTCATTTCATAAAAGGCAGCCTGATTTTATTGATGAGGACGCTGTTTTGTACATCAATCGTGGGTTTACTGCTGATACTTTCAAGGCGCGTGAGACCAGACCGGACAGCCTGATCGCAGC from Parvularcula sp. IMCC14364 encodes the following:
- a CDS encoding cytochrome c oxidase assembly protein, whose translation is MKLPADKNSRTALIVVTVVFAMVGMSFAAVPAYRVFCQITGWGGTTQRSEVASGEILDRTITIRFDATTSKNLPWHFKPEQVSQTLQIGETGLAYYEAENLSDSPVIGSATFNVQPAKAGLYFRKIECFCFTEQLLEPGQRVSMPMTYYIDPAIADEENLDDVTTITLSYTFYRNENAEREKLAYSGSAETNVYENR
- a CDS encoding cytochrome c oxidase subunit 3, translating into MAGAVKHDYHLVNPSPWPLVGSVAAMIMMLGAVTWGHSGSDGILVGGAQPDTALFQLKGNWIFFFGFSLVLLTMAGWWKDVVDESVKSGENTKPVVRIGLRYGMVLFIASEVMFFVAWFWAFFGLALFPGAGDAVLLADGSQMLNADGLPAHLQNDARLHATGGVYPPAGVEPLSPWQLPLINTLVLLLSGTTVTWAHHALQVGDRSGFMQGLLITILLGAFFSFLQAYEYYEVFALNMFTFSGETYGGTFFMATGFHGFHVLVGTIFLLVCYFRGMAGHFTSERHFGFESAAWYWHFVDVVWLFLFACIYVMGNQGLW
- the ctaD gene encoding cytochrome c oxidase subunit I encodes the protein MADAKTADHHDDHVPSFFVRWFWSTNHKDIGTLYLIFAILAGLIGGAMSGLMRIELAEPGVTFLTSFTDQTLPPEAQLAAAKNFYNVLITYHGLIMIFFMVMPALIGGFGNWFVPIMIGAPDMAFPRMNNISFWLYAASAALLTLSMFVPGYAGQLGFGGGWVLYPPLSTQGTGPAMDLLIVSLHLAGASSILGAINFITTIFNMRAPGITLHKMELFPWAVLVTAFLLVLSLPVLAGAITMLLTDRLFDTTFFDPAGGGDPILYQHLFWFFGHPEVYILILPAFGIISHIVATFSKKPVFGYLAMAYAMVAIGFVGFIVWAHHMYTVGLSVDMKAYFVAATMVIAVPTGVKIFSWIATMWGGSIDFKVPMLWAIGFIFLFTVGGVTGVVLANAGIDHALHDTYYVVAHFHYVLSLGAVFGIFAGWYYWFEKMFGVKYNGFLGGLHFWTMFIGVNLIFFPQHFLGLQGMPRRYIDYPAAFEYWNYISTVGYLITIVGVLIWLVGVAEAFIVRRKGEANPWGEGATSLEWTLSSPPPFHQFNELPKMK
- a CDS encoding heme o synthase; translated protein: MNTAEPRLMSTGGTMDYVALLKPRVMSLVIFTALVGMVAAPGPVGNIWLAAFSLLAIAVGAGASGALNMWWDADIDAVMSRTKARPIPSGRVDRPEAFAFGLFLSVLSVIVLALAANYLAAALLAFTIFFYAVIYSMFLKRLTPQNIVIGGAAGALPPVVAWAAVTGTAPIEAWLLFAIIFFWTPPHFWALALFKSADYEAAGIPMMPNVKGEARTRTEILIYALIVAPLAVTPVFFPVAGLLYGVIAAVFGMFFVGLSFRLYRAGPGAEMDKAAKSLFGFSILYLFTLFAALLAEHWLGFHG
- a CDS encoding VOC family protein, translated to MHQDHRTFLDTAAVFIVTDMKRSVHWYRDKLGFDVPEPDWSAKPGFCIAQAEGAAIMLRLGEKPGSFNRDLVPGLDLWDAYIWVRDIDVIHRDLQKRGTAIHDGPTLKPHGCTELRVLDPDGYMLGFGYCP
- a CDS encoding cytochrome c oxidase subunit II, which produces MSVRPFLKSMPAAAAAFVTTLLMLPALASQPEDKGYSFQDAATPLAEEVHFFHNWVLMPVITFISVFVLALLVWVIVRYNSKANPVPAKFSHNTFIEVVWTVIPMFILAYIALFSFELLYKEDVIPDGKVFTYEGDGQTVEYAIDNDFPKSRKVANRDHVDVFKVNLTNGAMAKLSYRDDYTLRDLRDPIVTLVMNEALRPNEGIRIVAGRSRTGPRPFWGEDRSVIVPAPTITIKASGRQWGWDYAYPDFGDFEFASNLMPEDQVSDPRLWLLETDTNVVVPEGETIRIITTAIDVIHSWTIPAFSIKVDAVPGRLNETWFQAPAYRPNGVNKYYGQCSEICGIDHAYMPITVEVMPREQFNTWVDEQRDFNGMEPMFATKDETPKFAAAVADTADQLQD
- a CDS encoding DUF983 domain-containing protein, coding for MSDHPSLSPYAAGLSCKCPQCGQGDLFSKYLTMAERCYACGLDYSKADSGDGPAVFAIFIVGFLAVAVVFLLRFSLYLPMLIAFLGGIIVILLSSFYLLPRLKALLFALQYANKAEVSRLDPSKGDEG